A region of Armatimonadota bacterium DNA encodes the following proteins:
- a CDS encoding heavy metal translocating P-type ATPase, whose translation MTPTEDKTKTLELPITGMSCAACARHVEKALKGVPGVADASVNYASGYATIESAPGTPITDFVAAVEEAGYGAEAPNEVTFILEGATPDTLTMVRAIPGVLSASLEADHLAATYLPSIVAPRDIRASLRESGVRATRDSETRPADETDDELRALRTRLTVAIAFSLPTLVISMGDLMFPGRNWVLLALTLPVVIYSGGRFYSSAWHAAKRRLADMNTLIALGTGAALLYSVAATVAPQSVQPHAAHGAMVHVYYEAAGVIITLILLGRVMEARARRRTGSAIRALLDLQPHTARLLADGVESEIAVEDLELDDIIVVRPGDRVPVDGVVVSGASAVDEAMLTGESIPVSKGAGDEVYGATLNTTGAFQFRATRVGRDTALQRIVGMVRQAQGRRAPIQHLADEIAAIFVPVVVAISVVAFAAWMVFGPPETRLNDAMTALVTVLIIACPCALGLATPTAVMVGSGVGATHGILVKGADALQAMAGIDTVVLDKTGTITEGKPRVTDIIPLIPDLTEDALLSLGAAVEHGSEHPLGEAVVRAAAERGLVVPAASEFVATPGQGVRAMVGTSSVLAGTARYLEGESIPARDSGTRVESLASEGKTPILIAVDGRLAGIVAAADVEKASSRSAVENLKRMGMDVVMITGDHEATARAVASRVGIARVLARVLPDHKAAEVQRLQAEGSKVAMVGDGINDAPALVQANVGVAIGAGADVAIEAADVTLSRGDLQGVATAVRLARATMRTIRQNLFWAFVYNVIGIPIAAGVLYPAFHIRLNPMLASAAMSLSSVSVVSNSLRLRRFRDK comes from the coding sequence CCGAACGAAGTAACTTTCATCCTCGAAGGCGCCACGCCCGACACCCTCACCATGGTGCGTGCCATTCCCGGCGTTCTGTCCGCCAGCCTGGAGGCGGACCACCTTGCGGCCACCTACCTGCCGTCGATCGTCGCGCCGCGCGACATCCGCGCGTCACTGCGCGAAAGCGGCGTCCGCGCTACGCGGGATTCCGAGACCCGGCCCGCGGACGAAACGGACGACGAACTCCGCGCACTCCGCACACGGCTCACTGTCGCCATAGCGTTCAGTCTGCCGACCCTCGTGATTTCGATGGGCGACCTCATGTTCCCGGGTCGCAACTGGGTGCTGTTGGCGCTGACACTTCCGGTGGTGATCTACAGCGGGGGCCGCTTCTATTCGTCTGCCTGGCACGCCGCAAAGCGCCGGTTGGCGGACATGAACACCTTGATAGCGTTGGGCACCGGCGCCGCCTTGCTTTATAGCGTGGCGGCCACGGTTGCGCCGCAATCGGTACAGCCGCACGCTGCTCACGGAGCGATGGTCCACGTGTATTACGAGGCGGCCGGGGTCATTATCACCCTCATCCTGCTCGGCCGGGTCATGGAGGCGCGTGCCCGCCGCCGCACAGGCTCCGCGATCCGCGCACTGCTCGACCTTCAGCCGCACACGGCGCGACTGCTCGCCGATGGCGTGGAATCGGAGATCGCTGTCGAGGACTTGGAACTGGACGACATCATTGTCGTCCGCCCGGGCGATCGGGTGCCCGTTGACGGCGTGGTCGTATCCGGCGCATCCGCGGTTGATGAGGCGATGCTCACGGGCGAGAGCATCCCCGTGTCCAAAGGGGCCGGCGACGAGGTCTACGGCGCGACGCTCAACACCACCGGCGCGTTCCAATTTAGGGCGACCAGAGTCGGTCGCGACACGGCCTTGCAGCGTATCGTGGGAATGGTCCGCCAGGCTCAGGGACGCCGCGCGCCGATTCAACATCTGGCGGATGAGATCGCCGCCATTTTCGTGCCGGTGGTCGTTGCGATCTCGGTCGTCGCGTTCGCGGCGTGGATGGTGTTCGGACCGCCCGAGACGCGCCTGAATGACGCTATGACCGCCTTGGTCACGGTGTTGATCATCGCATGTCCTTGTGCGCTCGGCCTTGCGACGCCAACGGCGGTGATGGTCGGCTCCGGCGTCGGCGCCACGCACGGCATACTCGTGAAAGGCGCGGACGCGCTGCAGGCGATGGCCGGAATCGATACGGTGGTGCTGGATAAGACGGGCACCATCACCGAGGGCAAACCGCGGGTGACCGACATCATCCCCCTGATCCCCGACTTGACCGAGGATGCGCTTCTGAGCCTGGGCGCGGCCGTTGAACACGGATCTGAACACCCGCTTGGCGAGGCGGTCGTGAGAGCCGCAGCGGAGCGCGGTCTTGTCGTTCCGGCGGCCTCCGAATTTGTCGCCACGCCTGGCCAGGGTGTCCGCGCGATGGTCGGAACATCGAGCGTTCTCGCGGGAACGGCGCGCTACCTTGAGGGCGAATCCATACCGGCCCGCGATTCCGGGACTCGCGTAGAATCGCTCGCATCAGAAGGCAAGACCCCGATCCTGATCGCCGTCGATGGCCGCCTGGCCGGCATCGTGGCCGCCGCCGATGTCGAGAAGGCGTCCAGCCGTTCGGCTGTTGAGAATCTCAAGCGAATGGGTATGGACGTGGTGATGATCACGGGCGATCACGAGGCGACGGCCCGCGCGGTGGCGTCGCGCGTCGGGATCGCCCGCGTGCTTGCCCGCGTTCTTCCGGATCACAAGGCCGCGGAGGTTCAGCGTCTTCAGGCGGAGGGCAGCAAGGTGGCTATGGTCGGCGACGGCATCAATGACGCCCCCGCGTTGGTCCAGGCCAATGTGGGAGTCGCCATCGGCGCCGGCGCCGATGTGGCTATCGAAGCCGCGGACGTTACGCTGTCGCGGGGGGACCTGCAGGGCGTCGCCACTGCCGTGCGCCTCGCGCGGGCCACGATGCGCACAATCAGGCAGAACCTGTTCTGGGCGTTCGTCTACAACGTGATCGGCATCCCCATCGCGGCCGGCGTCCTGTATCCCGCGTTCCACATCCGCCTGAACCCGATGCTGGCCAGCGCGGCGATGAGTCTAAGCAGCGTCAGCGTGGTCTCCAACAGCCTCAGGCTGAGACGTTTTCGAGACAAGTGA
- a CDS encoding heavy-metal-associated domain-containing protein, with translation MATIKYVAPNIKCEGCAETISSALSGIAGVYNVKVDIPEKVVTVEYDEDTVSGTTLKTALADSGFPAE, from the coding sequence ATGGCAACCATCAAATATGTGGCCCCCAACATCAAATGCGAGGGCTGTGCGGAGACAATCTCCAGCGCGCTGTCCGGCATAGCCGGCGTGTACAACGTCAAGGTCGATATCCCGGAAAAGGTCGTCACCGTCGAATACGATGAGGACACTGTCTCGGGAACCACCCTGAAAACCGCCCTGGCCGATTCGGGCTTCCCGGCCGAATAG
- a CDS encoding class I SAM-dependent methyltransferase: MDHPLSAKEQIEIDFWRDSREESPGADSIRNIVNKFSESRVLLAKLQHFDELFRGGMILELGAGQGWASCFVKRLYPGATVIATDISEYAVRSVPKWERFFETKLDKTVACRSYEMPFDDGSIDLVWCFQAAHHFVAHRRTFAELRRVLRPGGAGLYLHEPACCPFIHRLARARVNAKRPAVPEDVLKCSEMRRLARDAGFSVELRRDPTTTSRNPIETVYYLVLQRSRLLRALLPCTTDFVFRKA; the protein is encoded by the coding sequence ATGGACCATCCGCTCTCGGCGAAGGAACAGATCGAGATCGATTTCTGGAGGGACTCTCGGGAAGAGAGCCCGGGTGCGGATTCGATACGCAACATCGTCAACAAGTTCAGCGAATCGAGGGTTCTGCTGGCCAAACTACAGCATTTTGATGAACTGTTCCGTGGGGGTATGATCCTGGAGCTCGGCGCGGGTCAGGGCTGGGCGTCGTGCTTCGTCAAGCGTCTCTACCCGGGGGCCACGGTTATCGCCACCGACATCAGCGAATACGCCGTTCGGTCGGTCCCCAAGTGGGAGCGCTTCTTCGAAACGAAGCTTGACAAAACGGTTGCCTGTCGCAGCTACGAGATGCCTTTCGATGATGGCAGCATCGATCTCGTCTGGTGCTTTCAAGCGGCTCACCACTTCGTCGCGCATCGGCGCACGTTCGCCGAGCTTCGCAGAGTCCTGCGGCCCGGAGGCGCGGGTCTTTACCTTCATGAGCCGGCGTGCTGCCCATTCATTCACAGGCTCGCGCGCGCCCGCGTTAATGCGAAGCGACCGGCAGTCCCTGAAGACGTGTTGAAATGTTCGGAAATGCGGAGGCTTGCCCGGGATGCGGGATTCTCGGTGGAGTTGCGGCGGGACCCAACCACGACAAGTCGCAACCCGATCGAAACGGTGTATTACTTGGTGCTGCAACGCTCCCGACTCCTCCGAGCATTGCTCCCCTGTACTACGGACTTCGTGTTCCGGAAGGCGTGA
- a CDS encoding dockerin type I domain-containing protein, whose amino-acid sequence MRVAAAVLMMGAALLRGPQARADVDLFRANLHSHTAASDGDVFGAGGPTAASLTTAAAAAKGAGLTCFATSDHGEYLTSSVYQSIISQSRAATTPGPSNQPGTMIALWGFEWTNAASYTTVKVAQGAGHLSVYGASDRAGAADRGGGWTEATNTKAIWWHNYGPGPTTTQSLWQWVLDHSVSPLGGTVVVQINHPNLYPGCALADPCMWWYDNWWRKLEWVPVMDPYVTLMEMSSRSEPGTTAGFYGAKYNEPYFQLALDNGWHLGPTNGEDNHSDRYGSLRSPDGILTDTGIWATFIQYLSPASAQASMLGALRARRVFSSEDKVTDPINPHAKAISLKFTVSAVSRGLRWMGSRDFDPADVQNNRCRLEISRGAGLLLDNTSVQVITNRGAVVKTLPLSKATVTGNTAVWNFSLLGDQPAAQLRASNITTPYTSTQFDAPPIPAPQGTAPATLWFDATGSGRIERYYYIRVQQTDGTVSFTAPIWMHRDFQVAGGTDGYHAPRAANVVSYKWDFGDGVVETEANSDANAPDGQFDGQTKHVYTTPGEYYPRVTVTYANGTQDVSITRVWIGAGAPATPLYGDVNGDGQINAEDVACLSRVVAGLAPSDSAQLTRADVFPPAAADPVKHLPGDKQLTILDVLRLQRFLAGTIKTWP is encoded by the coding sequence ATGCGAGTCGCCGCTGCCGTTTTGATGATGGGCGCGGCGCTCCTGCGGGGTCCACAAGCGCGGGCAGACGTAGACCTCTTTCGCGCAAACCTGCACTCGCACACGGCGGCGTCCGACGGAGACGTGTTTGGAGCCGGTGGACCGACCGCGGCCTCGCTCACCACGGCGGCAGCCGCGGCCAAAGGGGCAGGACTGACGTGTTTCGCCACCTCGGATCACGGCGAGTATCTTACCTCCTCCGTGTACCAGTCGATCATCAGCCAGTCTCGCGCGGCGACCACGCCGGGGCCTTCCAATCAGCCCGGCACGATGATCGCCCTGTGGGGCTTCGAGTGGACCAACGCCGCTTCGTATACGACCGTGAAAGTCGCCCAGGGCGCGGGCCATCTCAGCGTGTACGGCGCATCGGACCGCGCAGGCGCCGCAGACCGCGGCGGAGGATGGACCGAGGCGACGAATACGAAGGCCATCTGGTGGCATAACTACGGACCCGGGCCAACAACAACGCAGTCGCTTTGGCAATGGGTTCTGGACCACTCCGTCTCGCCGTTGGGCGGAACGGTGGTTGTTCAGATTAACCACCCGAACCTGTACCCGGGCTGCGCGCTCGCGGATCCGTGTATGTGGTGGTACGACAACTGGTGGCGGAAGCTCGAATGGGTTCCCGTAATGGACCCGTACGTAACCCTCATGGAAATGAGCAGCCGCTCTGAACCCGGCACGACCGCAGGGTTCTACGGCGCGAAATACAACGAACCGTATTTCCAGTTGGCGCTGGACAACGGGTGGCATCTCGGCCCCACCAATGGCGAAGACAACCACTCCGACCGTTATGGCTCGCTCCGTTCTCCGGATGGGATCCTCACCGATACCGGGATATGGGCGACCTTCATCCAGTACCTCTCTCCCGCCAGCGCGCAGGCATCGATGCTGGGCGCGCTCCGGGCCCGTCGCGTGTTTTCTTCTGAAGACAAGGTGACCGATCCCATTAACCCGCACGCCAAGGCGATCTCGCTGAAATTCACGGTGTCCGCCGTTTCACGCGGGCTGCGCTGGATGGGCTCGCGGGACTTCGACCCGGCCGATGTTCAGAACAACCGGTGCCGGTTGGAGATCTCGCGCGGCGCCGGCCTGCTGCTGGATAACACAAGCGTTCAGGTCATTACCAACCGCGGCGCAGTCGTCAAGACGCTGCCCCTGTCCAAGGCAACCGTTACCGGCAATACGGCGGTATGGAATTTCAGCCTCCTCGGCGATCAGCCGGCCGCTCAGCTCCGCGCATCGAACATCACCACCCCGTACACCTCAACGCAGTTCGATGCCCCTCCGATTCCTGCTCCGCAGGGGACCGCGCCGGCGACCCTATGGTTTGACGCGACCGGCAGCGGGCGCATCGAACGGTATTACTACATCCGCGTTCAGCAGACGGACGGCACAGTCTCCTTTACTGCCCCGATCTGGATGCATCGCGACTTCCAGGTCGCCGGCGGCACGGACGGCTATCACGCACCGCGCGCAGCCAATGTGGTCTCGTACAAATGGGACTTCGGTGACGGCGTGGTGGAGACGGAAGCCAACTCGGATGCCAACGCGCCGGATGGCCAGTTCGACGGGCAGACCAAACACGTTTATACGACACCGGGCGAGTACTACCCGCGCGTGACCGTTACCTACGCCAACGGAACGCAGGACGTGTCCATTACACGAGTCTGGATCGGTGCGGGCGCCCCCGCCACACCGCTATACGGCGATGTCAACGGCGACGGTCAAATCAACGCCGAAGACGTCGCCTGCCTGTCCCGAGTGGTTGCCGGGTTGGCGCCTTCCGACAGTGCGCAATTGACGCGCGCGGACGTGTTCCCGCCCGCCGCCGCCGACCCGGTGAAACACCTTCCGGGCGACAAGCAACTGACCATTCTGGACGTGCTGCGCCTTCAGCGGTTCCTCGCCGGAACGATCAAAACCTGGCCGTAG
- a CDS encoding TldD/PmbA family protein: protein MMNRNDALNKVEQTLALVSSDTATVSLSANREGATRYANNIITQNVAADRITLRVSAAFGQKVGIATTNQLDADSLADAVKRAEDAARASDPDLEYLPPLGAQDYPEIHGHSADTAAAGPQDRARIVAALTGAPRNAGYRAAGSVTVSENFDAIGTSTGLRAYHPYTNARVLCTVIADGASGWAGAGSYDLASISIDEIAERAFRKGEDARNPVEVEAGPTTVILEPQAVADLLEYLVWDMDAKAADEGRSVFTGKEGTRVAGPEITVRSQPAHPLVPGSPFLADGAAASDVQWLDAGTVKSLKTSRFWAQKTGRERVGMPGNVIMDGGSASTQDLVARVERGLLVTRFWYIRTVDPMKQLLTGMTRDGVYRIEDGKIAGAALNMRFNESPLRMLANVKALGTPVATREEVVAPALLINDFHFTSVTRF, encoded by the coding sequence ATGATGAACCGCAATGACGCTTTGAATAAGGTCGAGCAAACCCTCGCTCTCGTGTCCTCGGACACCGCTACCGTGAGCCTTTCCGCCAACAGAGAGGGAGCGACCCGTTACGCCAACAACATCATCACGCAAAATGTTGCCGCTGACCGGATAACGCTCCGCGTTTCCGCCGCGTTCGGGCAGAAGGTTGGCATCGCGACAACCAACCAACTCGATGCGGATTCCCTCGCGGATGCGGTCAAGCGAGCGGAAGACGCCGCCAGGGCCTCCGATCCGGATCTGGAATACTTGCCCCCGCTCGGAGCTCAGGATTACCCCGAAATCCACGGGCACTCGGCCGATACCGCGGCGGCCGGCCCGCAGGATCGCGCGCGCATTGTCGCGGCGCTGACCGGCGCGCCGCGCAATGCCGGATACCGCGCGGCGGGCAGCGTCACAGTATCCGAAAACTTCGATGCCATCGGCACGTCCACCGGGCTCCGCGCGTATCACCCGTATACCAACGCGCGCGTCCTCTGCACCGTTATCGCGGACGGCGCCAGTGGTTGGGCCGGCGCGGGATCGTACGACCTCGCTTCCATTTCAATTGACGAGATCGCGGAGCGGGCTTTCCGCAAGGGAGAGGACGCCCGCAACCCGGTTGAGGTCGAGGCGGGCCCCACCACGGTCATCCTCGAACCGCAGGCGGTTGCCGATCTGCTGGAATACCTGGTCTGGGATATGGACGCAAAGGCAGCCGACGAAGGCCGCAGCGTCTTCACCGGCAAGGAAGGAACCCGGGTCGCGGGACCCGAGATCACGGTCCGGTCCCAACCGGCCCATCCGCTCGTTCCCGGATCCCCTTTCCTCGCCGATGGCGCCGCGGCATCGGACGTCCAATGGCTCGACGCCGGAACCGTAAAGAGCCTCAAAACGAGCCGTTTCTGGGCTCAGAAAACCGGACGCGAGCGCGTCGGCATGCCCGGAAACGTCATCATGGATGGTGGCAGCGCCTCTACACAGGATCTCGTCGCGCGAGTCGAGCGCGGCCTCCTGGTCACGCGATTCTGGTACATCCGCACCGTCGACCCGATGAAGCAATTGCTTACAGGGATGACGCGGGATGGCGTGTACCGCATCGAAGACGGGAAGATTGCCGGCGCGGCGCTGAACATGCGCTTCAATGAGAGCCCGCTCCGCATGCTTGCCAACGTGAAGGCTCTCGGCACGCCCGTCGCAACACGTGAAGAGGTTGTCGCCCCTGCCCTGCTGATCAACGATTTCCATTTCACGTCGGTCACCCGGTTTTGA
- a CDS encoding sigma-70 family RNA polymerase sigma factor, translated as MLAPQLDALYRTARRMTRNVDDAEDLVQDTAVRAFRAFAQFQKGTNFRAWIFRVLTTTFINRQRAMGRQPVIESVDEEHAAGVYDHIADEAPTPEAAVLERLSVEDIIGAMDSLPQDFAAAVQMADVEGMDYQEVADALGIPLGTVRSRLHRGRRLLRSALSHMVAPEVTE; from the coding sequence TTGTTAGCCCCGCAGCTCGACGCATTATACCGCACCGCCCGCCGCATGACGCGTAATGTGGACGATGCTGAAGACCTTGTTCAGGATACCGCCGTGCGCGCTTTCCGCGCGTTCGCCCAGTTCCAGAAGGGAACCAACTTCCGGGCCTGGATTTTCCGGGTCCTGACGACAACGTTTATCAACCGCCAGCGAGCGATGGGCCGGCAGCCGGTCATCGAGTCAGTGGATGAAGAGCACGCCGCCGGGGTGTACGATCATATCGCCGACGAAGCGCCTACACCGGAGGCTGCCGTGCTGGAGAGACTCAGTGTTGAGGACATCATCGGCGCTATGGATTCGCTGCCCCAGGATTTCGCCGCCGCGGTGCAGATGGCGGATGTGGAAGGCATGGACTATCAGGAGGTTGCTGACGCGCTTGGCATCCCGCTCGGTACGGTGCGATCCCGCCTCCATCGCGGGAGGAGATTGCTCAGGAGCGCCCTGTCACACATGGTTGCTCCGGAGGTAACGGAATGA
- a CDS encoding zf-HC2 domain-containing protein, whose translation MTDKNENARPRPCGDLSLGHCQEAMARLDDYLDRDLTPDLKAELEAHLKLCDHCTEEFGLRSAAQDALRCKLQGEKCPDALRASILARLRAECA comes from the coding sequence ATGACAGACAAGAACGAAAACGCCCGGCCTCGTCCGTGCGGCGACCTTTCGCTGGGGCATTGCCAGGAGGCGATGGCACGGCTGGACGACTACCTTGACAGGGACCTCACCCCGGACCTGAAAGCGGAGCTGGAAGCGCACCTGAAGTTGTGCGACCATTGCACCGAGGAGTTCGGCCTTCGCAGCGCCGCCCAGGACGCCCTGCGCTGTAAACTCCAGGGCGAGAAATGCCCCGACGCCCTTCGCGCTTCTATCCTCGCGCGCCTTCGCGCAGAATGCGCCTGA
- a CDS encoding plastocyanin/azurin family copper-binding protein — MKIPYLIIAALAAYIGPARAATVDIPIANFQFGAANAPVTINLGDTVRWTNNDPDQHTVTSGPAWGQPDHKFGSGALSQNDTFSVTFRRAGTFGYFCEFHSSMVSSIIVNPAPPKTVNVTVQNTSFGTANATTNINVGDTVQWNWVNGSHTVTSGTVISGIKTPDGLFNGNLSTISTKFTFTFSKPGLYPYYCSPHAVCCGMVSAVSVSGPIYGDVNGDGKVTASDAAEALRIWAGLTSLAPGALAMADVSPNQFGDGIVDLNDATRILRFVAGADTTPL; from the coding sequence TTGAAAATACCGTACTTGATAATCGCCGCGTTAGCGGCTTACATTGGCCCCGCAAGGGCTGCGACCGTGGACATACCGATCGCCAACTTCCAGTTTGGCGCCGCCAACGCTCCCGTCACGATCAACCTGGGCGACACCGTGCGCTGGACGAACAACGATCCAGACCAGCACACCGTCACGAGCGGCCCTGCGTGGGGCCAGCCGGACCACAAATTCGGTTCCGGCGCCCTGAGCCAGAACGACACGTTCAGCGTCACGTTCCGGCGCGCCGGTACGTTCGGCTATTTCTGCGAATTCCACTCGAGCATGGTCTCTTCCATCATCGTTAACCCTGCGCCCCCGAAAACCGTCAATGTCACCGTTCAAAACACCAGTTTCGGGACGGCTAACGCCACCACGAACATCAACGTCGGCGACACCGTGCAATGGAACTGGGTCAACGGGAGCCACACCGTCACCAGCGGCACGGTTATCTCCGGCATCAAGACCCCGGATGGGCTTTTCAACGGAAACCTCTCGACGATATCCACCAAGTTCACGTTCACATTCAGCAAGCCGGGCCTCTACCCGTACTATTGCAGCCCGCATGCCGTCTGCTGCGGAATGGTATCGGCGGTCTCCGTTTCCGGGCCGATTTACGGGGACGTCAATGGCGATGGCAAGGTGACGGCGTCGGATGCGGCGGAGGCCTTGCGTATTTGGGCCGGCCTCACCTCTCTGGCGCCGGGCGCCCTTGCGATGGCCGACGTCTCGCCCAACCAGTTTGGCGACGGGATCGTTGACCTCAACGATGCGACTCGCATCCTCCGTTTCGTCGCCGGCGCGGACACAACCCCGCTGTAA
- a CDS encoding amidase, which yields MLAENAFNLGIPVLGRMLRSGKTSSLELTELALHRLQEHGTALNAVAALMRERAVAEARAADKELKSGHDRGPLHGIPYGAKDLLDARGAPTEWGSFAHKGRVREQDAAVIKRLHSAGAVLVAKLAMVSLAGGGSYRYASTSLTGPGRNPWNPGRWSGGSSSGSGAAVGGALVPFAIGSETWGSIVVPSSFCGVTGLRPTYGRVPRTGAMALSWTLDKLGPIARSANDASLVLAAIAGPDPADPSSVVGPFRHFARNRGPLRVGVLREDFSKGGDKAIENAYNHALKVLSGAGMALKDTVLPDRPYGTVAAALVTIEGSASFEGMITGPDLAKLNAPEQRAGFAAGLAMTGVDYLHAMRLREGCRNAIARVFNDFDVLVAPSLMDVAPPIDANLDTWFSGGGGLLQAAGNCVGIPCMSVPMGYAKDALPCGLQFCAGAGDERAMVEVARAFQQHTHWHKDLPTGLL from the coding sequence ATGCTCGCTGAAAATGCCTTCAACCTCGGTATCCCCGTCCTTGGCCGGATGCTCCGCTCCGGCAAGACGTCATCGCTCGAACTCACGGAGTTGGCGCTCCATCGCCTCCAGGAGCACGGGACGGCCCTCAACGCGGTTGCGGCGCTGATGCGGGAGCGCGCGGTCGCGGAGGCTCGGGCAGCCGACAAGGAACTCAAGTCCGGTCACGACCGGGGCCCTTTGCACGGCATCCCTTATGGTGCGAAGGATCTGCTGGATGCCCGGGGCGCCCCCACCGAATGGGGATCGTTCGCGCACAAAGGCCGGGTCCGGGAGCAGGATGCAGCAGTCATCAAACGCCTCCATTCCGCCGGGGCCGTTCTGGTTGCGAAACTCGCGATGGTATCGCTGGCTGGCGGTGGGAGCTACCGATATGCGTCAACCTCCCTCACCGGCCCCGGCCGCAACCCGTGGAATCCCGGTCGATGGTCGGGTGGCTCAAGCAGCGGATCGGGCGCGGCCGTCGGCGGCGCACTGGTCCCATTCGCCATCGGTTCGGAGACCTGGGGCAGCATCGTCGTTCCCTCCTCCTTCTGTGGGGTGACCGGCCTTCGGCCAACCTACGGCCGAGTCCCTCGTACCGGCGCCATGGCGCTTTCCTGGACGCTTGACAAACTCGGCCCGATCGCCCGCTCCGCGAATGACGCTTCGCTCGTGCTGGCGGCCATCGCCGGTCCCGACCCTGCCGATCCCTCATCGGTCGTCGGACCGTTTCGTCACTTTGCGCGGAATCGCGGACCGCTGCGTGTGGGCGTCTTGCGCGAGGATTTCAGCAAGGGCGGCGACAAGGCCATCGAGAACGCATACAACCACGCCCTGAAGGTCCTGTCCGGAGCCGGTATGGCCCTCAAGGACACGGTGCTCCCCGACCGCCCCTACGGCACCGTCGCGGCCGCGCTGGTAACCATTGAAGGCAGCGCTTCCTTCGAAGGCATGATCACCGGCCCGGACCTCGCCAAACTCAACGCTCCCGAGCAGCGCGCGGGGTTCGCGGCCGGCCTTGCCATGACCGGAGTTGACTATCTGCATGCGATGCGGCTTCGGGAGGGCTGCCGGAACGCGATAGCGCGTGTCTTTAACGATTTTGATGTTCTCGTCGCCCCTAGCCTGATGGACGTTGCGCCGCCGATTGACGCGAACTTGGACACTTGGTTCTCCGGCGGCGGCGGGTTACTGCAGGCCGCAGGGAACTGCGTCGGCATTCCCTGCATGTCTGTTCCGATGGGTTACGCGAAGGATGCTCTTCCCTGCGGGCTCCAGTTCTGCGCCGGCGCCGGCGATGAGCGCGCCATGGTGGAAGTCGCGCGCGCCTTCCAGCAGCACACCCACTGGCACAAAGACCTTCCGACGGGTCTCCTATGA